The following proteins are encoded in a genomic region of Gloeomargarita sp. SKYB120:
- a CDS encoding GDP-mannose 4,6-dehydratase: MRILLTGGAGFIGSAVQDIYIQAGHEVAILDNFSTGNPAYIHPCSRVYRADLRDAAAVERIVQEWRPEVINHHAAQIDVRFSVAQPVVDAQMNILGSLYLLDAAVRTGVKQFIFASSGGACYGELQQIPAPETHPLQPISPYGIGKVTVERYLHFYHQTYGLPYVILRYANVYGPRQGMKGEAGVITAFIRAFLTGQTPVIYGQGTQTRDYIYVADVAQVNLQVLGWPEPLTLNIGTGQETSVLELYELLRQLIPAKATPQFLPARPGEVARSVLDISYARQVLGWQPQTSLAQGLQATLDWYRQVLQ; this comes from the coding sequence ATGCGCATCTTACTCACAGGTGGGGCAGGGTTTATTGGCTCCGCCGTACAAGATATTTACATCCAAGCCGGCCATGAAGTAGCAATTCTGGATAATTTCAGCACGGGCAACCCCGCCTATATCCATCCCTGCAGCCGGGTCTATCGAGCCGATTTGCGGGATGCCGCTGCGGTAGAACGCATTGTGCAGGAATGGCGACCGGAAGTTATCAATCATCACGCGGCCCAAATTGACGTGCGGTTTTCGGTGGCCCAACCGGTGGTAGATGCCCAAATGAACATCCTGGGGTCGCTTTATCTTCTCGATGCGGCAGTGCGAACTGGGGTGAAACAATTTATCTTTGCCTCGTCGGGAGGCGCTTGTTATGGGGAATTGCAGCAGATTCCTGCGCCGGAAACCCACCCGTTGCAACCCATTTCACCCTACGGCATCGGCAAAGTGACGGTGGAACGTTACCTGCATTTTTATCACCAAACCTATGGACTGCCCTACGTGATTTTGCGCTATGCCAATGTGTACGGCCCGCGCCAGGGAATGAAGGGTGAAGCAGGGGTGATTACGGCGTTTATTCGCGCTTTTTTGACCGGACAAACGCCGGTGATCTACGGCCAGGGCACCCAAACGCGGGATTATATCTATGTTGCAGATGTGGCGCAGGTGAATTTGCAAGTTCTGGGCTGGCCAGAACCGTTGACGCTCAATATCGGTACCGGCCAGGAAACGTCGGTTTTGGAGCTATACGAGTTGCTCCGGCAATTGATTCCGGCGAAGGCAACGCCCCAATTTCTACCGGCGCGTCCAGGGGAAGTGGCCCGCAGTGTGCTAGACATTTCCTATGCTCGCCAGGTACTAGGCTGGCAACCACAGACATCGTTGGCACAGGGACTCCAAGCCACCCTCGATTGGTATCGCCAGGTGCTACAGTAG
- a CDS encoding single-stranded DNA-binding protein, whose protein sequence is MNVCILQAEIIREPQLRYTQDQQLPVTDMLVQFPGLRPEDPCGRLRVVAWGNLAEQTAKQFKVGDHIIIEGRLGMIKADLPGGLRTTRAELTAARIFPIQVGTPVTSEAPAPVTPVLETEEEYATPF, encoded by the coding sequence ATGAACGTCTGTATCCTGCAAGCGGAAATCATCCGAGAGCCGCAACTGCGCTACACCCAGGACCAGCAACTGCCAGTGACGGATATGCTGGTGCAGTTTCCGGGTCTGCGGCCCGAGGACCCCTGTGGACGGTTGCGCGTCGTGGCCTGGGGCAATCTGGCGGAACAGACGGCCAAACAGTTCAAGGTGGGGGACCACATCATTATCGAAGGCCGGTTGGGGATGATCAAGGCGGATTTGCCGGGCGGCCTACGCACTACGCGAGCAGAGTTGACAGCGGCGCGGATTTTCCCTATTCAGGTGGGGACACCTGTGACGAGCGAAGCTCCTGCACCGGTGACGCCCGTTCTGGAAACGGAAGAGGAATATGCCACCCCCTTTTGA